A single region of the Paraburkholderia megapolitana genome encodes:
- the pxpA gene encoding 5-oxoprolinase subunit PxpA translates to MEIDLNADLGEGCGSDEALLDLVSSANIACGWHAGDANAMRDCVRWAVEKGVSIGAHPSFNDPENFGRKEMQLPASEIYAGVLYQLGALSAIAQAEGGRIAHVKPHGALYNQAARDPKIADAIVSAVHDFDPSMAVFALADSGLVAAARDAGLTAIEEVFADRGYQADGSLVPRKEPGALLDDEELVLARTLSMIREHRVQAINGQWIALNAQTICLHGDGPHALAFARRIRAALDEAGIDVQAAATVRG, encoded by the coding sequence ATGGAAATCGATCTCAACGCCGATCTCGGCGAAGGCTGTGGCTCCGACGAAGCACTGCTCGACCTCGTCAGCTCGGCCAACATCGCGTGCGGCTGGCACGCGGGCGATGCCAACGCGATGCGCGATTGCGTGCGGTGGGCCGTCGAGAAAGGCGTGTCGATCGGTGCGCATCCGAGTTTCAACGATCCTGAAAACTTCGGCCGCAAGGAAATGCAGCTGCCGGCCAGCGAGATCTACGCCGGCGTGCTGTATCAACTGGGCGCGCTATCGGCGATTGCCCAGGCCGAAGGCGGCCGCATCGCGCACGTCAAACCGCACGGCGCGCTCTACAACCAGGCGGCACGCGACCCGAAAATCGCCGATGCGATCGTATCGGCGGTGCACGATTTCGATCCGTCGATGGCGGTGTTCGCGCTCGCCGACAGCGGGCTCGTTGCGGCCGCGCGCGACGCCGGGCTGACCGCGATCGAAGAAGTATTCGCCGACCGCGGCTATCAGGCCGACGGTTCGCTCGTGCCGCGCAAGGAGCCCGGTGCGCTGCTCGACGACGAAGAACTCGTGCTCGCACGCACGCTGTCGATGATCCGCGAGCATCGCGTGCAGGCAATCAACGGACAGTGGATCGCGCTGAACGCGCAGACGATCTGCCTGCACGGCGACGGCCCGCACGCGCTGGCTTTCGCGCGGCGGATTCGCGCGGCACTCGACGAAGCCGGTATCGATGTGCAGGCGGCTGCGACGGTTCGGGGCTGA
- a CDS encoding DUF969 domain-containing protein, which yields MQTTVNLWPLIGVAVIIVGFVLRFNPMLIVAVASIVTALAAHFPPDRILAAIGSGFIKTRNIPLILFLPLAVIGLLERHGLRERAQAWIGGIKAATAGRLLIVYLLVRELTAAVGLTGLGGHPQMVRPLVAPMAEGATETRFGKLSDAVRYRLRAYAAATDNVGLFFGEDIFVAFGAIVLMVTFLKELGIVVEPLHVAVWGIPTAICAFLIHGFRLMLLDRRLERELRGNNGVTNVANASTTQSATGDRT from the coding sequence ATGCAGACAACAGTCAATTTATGGCCGCTTATCGGCGTGGCCGTCATCATCGTTGGGTTTGTACTGCGCTTTAACCCGATGCTGATCGTCGCGGTCGCATCGATTGTCACGGCGCTCGCCGCACACTTCCCGCCGGACCGGATCCTTGCCGCCATCGGCAGCGGTTTCATCAAGACGCGCAACATCCCGCTCATACTTTTTCTGCCGCTCGCGGTCATCGGGCTGCTCGAGCGGCACGGCCTGCGCGAGCGCGCGCAGGCCTGGATCGGCGGTATCAAGGCGGCTACCGCCGGGCGCCTGCTGATCGTCTATCTGCTCGTGCGCGAGCTGACGGCGGCGGTCGGCCTGACCGGCCTCGGCGGCCATCCGCAGATGGTGCGTCCGCTCGTTGCACCGATGGCCGAAGGCGCCACCGAAACCCGCTTCGGCAAGCTCAGCGATGCGGTGCGCTACCGGCTGCGCGCCTACGCCGCAGCCACCGACAACGTCGGGCTGTTCTTCGGCGAAGACATCTTCGTGGCGTTCGGCGCGATCGTGCTGATGGTCACGTTCCTGAAAGAGCTCGGCATCGTCGTCGAGCCGCTGCACGTCGCGGTGTGGGGTATCCCGACGGCCATCTGCGCGTTCCTGATTCATGGCTTCCGGTTGATGCTGCTCGATCGCAGGCTCGAGCGCGAACTGCGCGGCAATAACGGCGTGACGAACGTAGCAAACGCTTCGACGACGCAATCGGCCACGGGAGACCGCACATGA
- a CDS encoding DUF979 domain-containing protein, with protein MTITINYLFWLLGIVLLVVGGMIVSDRDHPRRFTAGGFWILYALIFLVGDRLPAEVVGVLVIAMALIAGFGGVTAAKPKVLSGEAREASAKRLGNRLFIPALTIPVVTVIITLGASHFVFGGVPLVELKSVTLIGFGIGCVITLGIACVITRDTVGQSMKETRRLVDALSWAAVLPQMLGMLGLVFSDAGVGKAVAHVTTAYISLDYRLVAVAVYCIGMALFTMVMGNGFAAFPVMTGGVGVPILVNVFHGNPAVMVAIGMFSGYCGTLMTPMAANFNMVPAALLELPDKNAVIKVQIPTALSLLVVNIFLLNFLMFR; from the coding sequence ATGACGATCACCATCAACTATCTGTTCTGGCTGCTCGGCATCGTGTTGCTGGTGGTCGGTGGGATGATCGTCAGCGATCGCGACCACCCGCGCCGCTTCACGGCCGGCGGTTTCTGGATTCTGTACGCGCTGATCTTCCTGGTCGGCGACCGCCTGCCCGCCGAGGTAGTTGGCGTGCTGGTGATTGCAATGGCGTTGATCGCCGGTTTCGGCGGCGTAACCGCGGCCAAACCGAAGGTGCTATCCGGCGAAGCGCGCGAGGCCAGCGCGAAACGTCTCGGCAACCGGCTCTTCATCCCCGCGCTGACCATTCCGGTTGTCACGGTCATCATCACGCTCGGCGCAAGCCACTTCGTGTTCGGCGGCGTGCCGCTCGTCGAGCTGAAGAGCGTCACGCTGATCGGCTTCGGCATCGGCTGTGTGATTACGCTCGGCATCGCGTGCGTGATCACACGCGACACGGTCGGCCAGTCGATGAAGGAAACGCGCCGGCTCGTCGATGCGCTGTCGTGGGCCGCAGTGCTGCCGCAGATGCTCGGCATGCTCGGCCTCGTGTTCTCGGACGCGGGTGTCGGCAAGGCGGTCGCGCACGTGACGACCGCCTACATCAGCCTCGACTACCGGCTCGTCGCCGTGGCGGTGTACTGCATCGGGATGGCGCTCTTCACGATGGTGATGGGCAACGGCTTCGCGGCGTTTCCTGTGATGACGGGCGGTGTCGGCGTACCGATCCTCGTCAACGTGTTTCACGGCAATCCGGCGGTGATGGTCGCGATCGGCATGTTCTCCGGCTACTGCGGCACGCTGATGACGCCGATGGCCGCGAACTTCAACATGGTGCCCGCCGCGCTGCTCGAACTGCCGGACAAGAACGCGGTCATCAAGGTGCAGATACCGACTGCGTTGAGTCTGCTGGTCGTGAATATCTTCCTGCTTAACTTCCTGATGTTCCGCTGA
- a CDS encoding TraB/GumN family protein — translation MPEASAARRPARRLREGGRRAVFTRRRATLALAFAVALSCGYATFAPHLYFSGFLIASAYAAGASANTPGQSGRTALPAPPTPPRATLPGFNPPPPGAGTTTSGRVRTQPARMPFYVATRGTTTIYLLGTLHVGDPADYPPNQPFRRPILGALAASPTLALELSPDDLLVSQDDVSRYGVCSRPCLPRLLPEPLWRKLEARLRGNPDALDEIKKMRPWLASLLVETYDSLSAGLQTEYGTEAQLQNIYLRSKGKIVGLETLSEQMRAFTGLSLAQQREMLAQDLAQTPAQNVADVEALLRLWRVGDADAIAAWETAKSEKLAHDPRVAASIDNKIVYERNRRFVARMLLIAGSNKPVFVAIGALHLGGPKGVLQLLRQHGFIVDPY, via the coding sequence ATGCCTGAAGCGTCGGCGGCGCGTCGTCCTGCGCGCCGCCTGCGTGAGGGCGGCCGCCGCGCCGTTTTCACGCGGCGCCGGGCGACGCTCGCGCTGGCGTTTGCAGTTGCGTTGAGCTGCGGTTACGCGACATTCGCGCCACACCTGTATTTCTCCGGTTTTCTGATTGCCTCCGCGTATGCAGCCGGTGCGTCGGCCAATACGCCGGGACAAAGCGGACGCACCGCGTTGCCGGCGCCTCCCACACCGCCGCGCGCAACGCTGCCCGGTTTCAATCCGCCACCGCCGGGTGCCGGTACGACAACCAGCGGCCGGGTGCGCACCCAGCCCGCCCGCATGCCGTTCTATGTCGCCACGCGCGGCACGACCACCATCTATCTGCTCGGCACGCTGCACGTCGGCGACCCCGCCGACTATCCGCCGAATCAACCGTTCCGCCGGCCGATTCTCGGCGCGCTTGCCGCATCGCCGACACTCGCGCTCGAACTCTCGCCGGACGACCTGCTCGTGTCGCAGGACGACGTGTCGCGCTACGGTGTCTGTTCGCGGCCGTGCCTGCCGCGACTGCTGCCCGAGCCGCTGTGGCGCAAGCTCGAAGCGCGACTGCGCGGCAATCCGGACGCGCTCGACGAGATCAAGAAGATGCGGCCGTGGCTCGCATCGCTGCTCGTCGAAACCTACGATTCGCTGAGCGCCGGCCTGCAGACCGAATACGGTACCGAGGCGCAACTGCAAAACATCTATCTGCGCTCGAAGGGCAAGATCGTCGGGCTCGAGACATTGTCGGAACAGATGCGCGCGTTCACCGGGCTTTCGCTTGCCCAGCAGCGCGAAATGCTCGCGCAGGACCTCGCGCAGACACCGGCGCAAAACGTCGCGGATGTGGAAGCGTTGCTGCGTCTATGGCGGGTCGGCGACGCGGATGCGATCGCCGCGTGGGAAACCGCGAAGTCGGAAAAGCTCGCACACGATCCGCGCGTGGCTGCGTCGATCGACAACAAGATCGTGTACGAGCGCAATCGACGCTTCGTCGCGCGGATGCTGCTGATCGCCGGATCGAACAAGCCGGTGTTCGTGGCGATCGGCGCATTGCATCTGGGTGGGCCGAAGGGCGTGCTGCAGCTGTTGCGGCAGCACGGGTTTATCGTCGATCCCTACTGA
- a CDS encoding peptide ABC transporter ATP-binding protein: MNAVPEARRDAHPGGPVLVAEQLAKHYDVRRSMFSSGTVKALNGVSFALERGKTLAVVGESGCGKSTLARQLTMIEPPTSGRLLVDGEDVAGADRAKVAALRRRVQMVFQNPFASLNPRKTVEQTLGEPLAINTPASPSERAERIAQMMRTVGLRPEHAKRYPHMFSGGQRQRVAIARAMILDPQIVVADEPVSALDVSIQAQILNLFMDLQEQFKTSYVFISHNLSVVEHIADDVMVMYFGGVAELGDKQRIFAHPRHPYTRALMSATPSIFEADRSIKIKLQGEMPSPLNPPSGCTFHQRCPYAIDRCRSEEPKLREVDGRQVSCHRAEEVGEADA; the protein is encoded by the coding sequence ATGAATGCAGTACCCGAAGCGCGCCGTGACGCGCATCCCGGCGGCCCCGTACTCGTCGCCGAGCAACTGGCGAAGCACTACGACGTGCGCCGCAGCATGTTCAGCAGCGGCACGGTGAAGGCGCTGAACGGCGTGTCGTTTGCACTCGAACGCGGCAAGACGCTGGCCGTAGTCGGCGAGTCCGGCTGCGGCAAATCGACGCTCGCGCGGCAACTGACGATGATCGAGCCGCCCACTTCAGGCCGCCTGCTCGTGGACGGCGAAGACGTGGCCGGTGCCGATCGCGCGAAGGTTGCGGCGCTGCGCCGGCGCGTGCAGATGGTGTTCCAGAATCCGTTTGCATCGCTGAATCCGCGCAAGACCGTCGAGCAGACACTCGGAGAACCGCTCGCGATCAATACGCCGGCAAGCCCGTCCGAGCGCGCCGAGCGGATCGCGCAGATGATGCGCACCGTCGGCCTGCGCCCGGAACACGCGAAGCGCTATCCGCACATGTTTTCGGGCGGTCAGCGCCAGCGTGTCGCGATAGCGCGGGCGATGATCCTCGATCCACAGATCGTCGTCGCCGACGAACCCGTGTCCGCGCTCGACGTGTCGATCCAGGCGCAGATTCTCAATCTGTTCATGGATCTGCAGGAGCAGTTCAAGACCAGCTACGTGTTCATCTCGCACAACCTGTCGGTGGTCGAACACATCGCCGACGATGTGATGGTGATGTACTTCGGCGGCGTGGCGGAGCTCGGTGACAAGCAGCGGATCTTTGCGCATCCGCGGCATCCGTACACGCGGGCACTGATGTCGGCCACGCCGTCGATCTTCGAGGCGGACCGCAGCATCAAGATCAAGCTGCAAGGCGAAATGCCGTCGCCGCTCAATCCGCCGTCGGGTTGCACGTTCCATCAGCGGTGCCCGTATGCGATTGACCGCTGCCGCAGCGAAGAACCGAAGCTGCGCGAAGTGGATGGGCGCCAGGTGTCGTGTCACCGTGCCGAGGAGGTGGGGGAGGCGGATGCCTGA
- a CDS encoding ABC transporter ATP-binding protein, protein MSNLLTIRNLAVNFNGLPAVDRLNLDVAPGEVVGVVGESGSGKSVTMMALMGLIDAPGKVSADEVTFDGKDLLNASARERRKIIGKDVAMVFQDALTSLNPSYTVGYQIKEVLKLHEGLRGDTLNRRALELLDQVGIPDAKNRIGSFPHQMSGGMNQRVMIAMAVACNPKLLIADEPTTALDVTIQAQIMELLVKLQKERGMALVLISHDLAVVSEVAQRVAVMYAGEVIETNRVPDIFAAPHHPYTEALLAAIPEHNVGAVRLAALPGMVPGRDDRPRGCLFAPRCKYVVDDCMKARPALAPLPDHSDAMLVRCIKPLNLTTDAIRHGGAR, encoded by the coding sequence ATGAGCAACTTACTGACCATCCGCAACCTGGCTGTGAATTTCAACGGCCTGCCCGCCGTCGATCGCCTCAACCTCGACGTCGCACCCGGCGAAGTAGTCGGCGTCGTCGGCGAATCGGGCTCCGGCAAGAGCGTCACGATGATGGCGCTAATGGGCCTGATCGACGCGCCCGGCAAGGTCAGCGCCGATGAAGTCACGTTCGACGGCAAGGATCTGCTGAACGCCTCGGCGCGAGAGCGCCGCAAGATCATCGGCAAGGACGTCGCGATGGTGTTCCAGGACGCACTGACGAGCCTGAACCCGAGCTACACCGTTGGCTACCAGATCAAGGAAGTGCTGAAGCTGCACGAAGGACTGCGCGGCGACACGTTGAACCGCCGAGCGCTCGAACTGCTCGACCAGGTCGGCATTCCCGATGCGAAGAACCGCATCGGTTCGTTTCCGCACCAGATGTCGGGGGGCATGAACCAGCGCGTCATGATCGCGATGGCGGTGGCGTGCAACCCGAAGCTGCTGATCGCCGACGAGCCGACCACCGCACTCGACGTGACGATCCAGGCGCAGATCATGGAGCTGCTCGTCAAGTTGCAGAAGGAGCGCGGCATGGCGCTCGTGCTGATTTCGCACGATCTTGCGGTCGTTTCCGAAGTCGCGCAGCGTGTCGCGGTCATGTATGCCGGCGAGGTCATCGAGACGAACCGCGTGCCCGATATCTTCGCCGCGCCGCATCATCCGTACACGGAGGCGCTGCTCGCGGCAATTCCCGAGCACAATGTAGGGGCCGTGCGGCTTGCCGCGCTGCCAGGCATGGTGCCAGGGCGCGACGACCGGCCGCGCGGTTGCCTGTTTGCGCCGCGCTGCAAGTACGTTGTCGACGACTGCATGAAGGCGAGACCGGCGCTCGCGCCGCTACCCGACCACAGCGATGCGATGCTCGTCCGCTGTATCAAACCGCTCAACCTCACCACCGATGCAATTCGACACGGAGGCGCACGATGA
- a CDS encoding ABC transporter permease subunit gives MADLQNTIPQAVTPPSGRALAVREFWANFSRNRGAVGAGLIVLVLIFVAIFAPLISPHSPIEQYRDFVKIPPAWLDGGNWKFILGTDEAGRDILSRLMYGARLSFWIGFVSVVLALIPGIVLGLIAAFFQRWADTPIMRIMDVLLALPSLLLAVAVVAIIGPGLVNTMLAIAIVALPGYVRLTRASALGELQKEYVTASRVAGAGTLRLMFSQVLPNCTAPLIVQATLGFSSAILDAAALGFLGLGVQPPSAEWGAMLASARDYIDSAWWIVTMPGLSILISVLAINLLGDGLRDALDPKLKRMA, from the coding sequence ATGGCCGACCTACAAAATACAATCCCCCAGGCAGTTACTCCCCCCAGCGGTCGAGCGCTGGCCGTCCGCGAATTCTGGGCGAATTTCTCGCGCAACCGCGGCGCCGTCGGTGCGGGTCTGATCGTGCTGGTGCTGATCTTCGTCGCGATCTTCGCACCGCTCATTTCACCGCATAGCCCGATCGAGCAGTACCGCGATTTCGTGAAGATTCCGCCTGCGTGGCTCGACGGCGGTAACTGGAAGTTCATCCTCGGCACCGACGAAGCGGGTCGCGACATCCTCTCGCGCCTGATGTACGGGGCGCGTCTGTCGTTCTGGATCGGCTTTGTTTCTGTGGTGCTGGCGTTGATTCCGGGCATCGTGCTCGGTTTGATCGCCGCGTTCTTCCAGCGCTGGGCCGATACGCCGATCATGCGCATCATGGACGTGCTGCTCGCGCTGCCGTCGTTGCTGCTCGCGGTCGCGGTGGTCGCGATCATCGGACCGGGGCTCGTCAACACGATGCTCGCGATCGCAATCGTCGCGCTGCCCGGCTATGTGCGTCTCACGCGCGCGTCGGCGCTTGGCGAATTGCAGAAGGAGTATGTGACGGCATCGCGCGTCGCCGGAGCGGGCACGCTGCGGCTGATGTTCTCGCAAGTGCTGCCGAACTGCACCGCACCGTTGATCGTGCAGGCCACGCTGGGTTTCTCGTCGGCGATTCTCGATGCAGCCGCGCTTGGCTTTCTTGGGCTGGGAGTGCAACCGCCATCGGCGGAGTGGGGCGCGATGCTGGCGTCCGCGCGCGACTACATCGACAGCGCGTGGTGGATCGTCACGATGCCGGGTCTCTCCATCCTGATCTCAGTGCTCGCAATCAACCTGCTCGGCGACGGGCTGCGCGATGCACTCGATCCCAAACTGAAACGGATGGCATGA
- a CDS encoding ABC transporter permease subunit has protein sequence MFRFVLRRIGMVIPTFIGITILAFALIHLIPGDPIEVMMGERGVDPAMHADAMHRLGLDEPLPMQYIHYVGHALRGNLGTSIITNTSVMDEFLARFPATIELSICAMLFALIVGLPAGVFAALRRGTVVDHGVMGTALTGYSMPIFWWGLILIMFFSSKLGWTPVSGRIAVEYDIPHVTGFMLIDALLAPDEGSFKSALSHLILPAIVLGTIPLAVVARMTRSSMLEVLREDYIRTARAKGLSPVRVIVVHALRNALIPVVTVIGLQVGTLLAGAVLTETLFSWPGIGKWLIDAIGRRDYPVVQGGILMIATLVIVVNLVVDLLYGVLNPRIRHTR, from the coding sequence ATGTTCCGCTTTGTTTTGCGCCGCATCGGGATGGTGATACCGACCTTCATCGGTATTACGATCCTGGCGTTTGCGCTGATTCACCTGATTCCGGGCGATCCCATCGAAGTGATGATGGGCGAGCGTGGAGTCGATCCCGCGATGCACGCCGACGCGATGCACCGCCTCGGGCTCGATGAGCCCCTGCCGATGCAGTACATCCACTATGTGGGCCATGCGCTGCGCGGCAACCTCGGTACCTCGATCATCACGAATACCAGTGTGATGGACGAATTCCTCGCGCGCTTTCCCGCCACGATCGAACTGTCCATCTGCGCGATGCTGTTTGCGTTGATCGTCGGATTGCCGGCCGGCGTGTTCGCAGCGTTGCGACGCGGTACGGTCGTCGATCACGGCGTGATGGGCACGGCGTTGACCGGCTACTCGATGCCGATCTTCTGGTGGGGTTTGATCCTCATCATGTTCTTCTCGTCGAAGCTTGGCTGGACGCCGGTGTCCGGGCGCATCGCAGTCGAGTACGACATTCCGCACGTTACCGGCTTCATGCTGATCGATGCGCTGCTCGCACCCGACGAAGGTTCGTTCAAGTCGGCGCTGAGCCATCTGATCCTGCCGGCAATCGTGCTCGGCACGATTCCGCTCGCCGTGGTCGCCCGCATGACGCGCTCGTCGATGCTCGAAGTGCTGCGCGAAGACTACATCCGTACTGCGCGCGCGAAGGGGTTGTCGCCGGTGCGCGTGATCGTCGTCCATGCGCTGCGTAACGCGCTGATTCCGGTCGTGACCGTGATCGGCCTGCAGGTCGGCACGTTGCTCGCCGGTGCGGTGCTGACGGAAACGCTGTTCTCGTGGCCCGGTATCGGTAAATGGCTGATCGATGCGATTGGCCGGCGCGACTATCCGGTCGTGCAGGGCGGCATCCTGATGATCGCGACGCTTGTGATCGTCGTGAACCTCGTCGTCGATTTGCTGTACGGCGTGTTAAACCCACGCATTCGCCATACGAGGTAG